DNA from Streptomyces sp. Edi4:
ACCTGGCGATCTTCAGCGCCGAGAATTTTCTCGGCCTGGACAACTGGCAGCTGTGGCACCGCGACGGGGACGCCGGATACGGGATATATCCAGTGCGCGACGACAGCGAGCTGCGGATCACCTTCGGCTTCGCGTCCGGTCCGCTCGACCCCGCCACGCGCGACCCGCAGGTGCTGAGGCAGGAGGTCGCGGACAGGATGGGCGCGCTGTGCTGGGAGACTCCCCGGCTCCTCAAGGCGCTGTGGACCGCGCCCGACTTCTACGCCGACGCGATGGCGCAGGTCAGGCTGGACCGCTGGTCGCGCGGCCGGGCGGTGCTGGTCGGGGACGCCGGATACTGTGCCTCGCCGCTCTCGGGCCAGGGCACCAGCCTCGCGCTCGTGGGCGCGTACATCCTCGTGGACGCGCTTCGGCGCACAGGCGGGGACCACCGCGCCGCCTTCGCGCGGTACGAGGCGCGGATGCGGCCCTTCGTCGCGCTCAACCAGGCGTTGGCGACGGAGAATCCGGGCGGCGCGGCCGGCGAGGAGTCCCTGGAGCGCGCCAAGAACGCCCTCACACTCGACGCCTGACCCGCGCCCCCCGCCCGGGTCGCCCTCAGGCGGGGATGTGTACCGCCGGTTCGGTGGAGTGCACGTCGCCGGCCAGCGGCGGCAGCGGCAGGGGCAGCGGTGGCAGGGAAAGGGTGGGCGGGAGGTCCGCCGGGGGTGTCGGCGCTTGGTGCGGGCGGGGCGGCGTGGGGGCGAGTGCCGGGGCCGGGGGCGTGGCGCCGGTCAGCATGAGGACGCCCCGGGCCGCCACACACGCGGACGCCGCGGCGGTCAGCCAGCCGAGCGGGCCGCCGTGGAAGCTCTCGCCGAGCAGCGCGACCCCGATCACCGCGGCCGCGGCGGGGTTGGCGAGGTTGACCACGGCCAGGGGGGCGGCGAGCCCGCCCCGGTAGGCGGCCTGCGAGAGCAGCAGCCCGCCGACCGCGAACGCCGCCACGAGCACAGCGACCAGCGTAGTTCCCCACCAGGCCGGCGGTCCCGAGGGCAGCTCCCTGGCGAGGGAGGCGGTGACCGTCTGGGTCAGGGCGGACGCCACGCCGGACGCGACACCGGACGCCGTGGCGAGGCCGAGGCCGCCGCCGTGCGCGGAGTGCGCGCCGGCCCGTACCAGGAAGGCGAGCAGCAGCGCGGTGCCTGTCGCGATGGCAAGGGCCTCGTTCACGCTGAGCGCGTCACCGGGGCTCGCGGGTCCGGTGACCGCGATCAGGCCGGTGAGCCCGGCCAGCGTCCAGGCCGCCCCGCGCCACTCGCGCCGGCCGACCCTGCGGCGCTCGTAGTACGCCGACAGCGGCAGCGCGGCGACCAGGGTGAGCGCGCCGAGCGGCTGGACCAGAGTGAGCGGGCCGTAGTGGAGCGCGGCCACGTGCATGAGGGCGCCGGCGGCGTTCAGGCCCACCGCCCACCACCACAGCGGCCGGGTGAGCAACTGGCCGACGCCCTTGCCGCCCTGGGCGGCGAGGCGGGACTGCGCGACGGCGGCCAGCGCGTAACCGGCGGCCGACGCGAGCGAGAGCAGGATCGCGAGCAACGCGGATTCGTTCATCGCACGGCCTCGGAGAGCTGGGGCGCGGGAGCGCGCGGGGGAGTGGGTGTCTGCCGGGACGCGGGCGTGGTGGCCTCGGCGGCGGGCAGGGGGGCCGGCGCGTACCCGGGCCTGGACCGGAGCT
Protein-coding regions in this window:
- a CDS encoding FAD-dependent monooxygenase, coding for MPGPLSTRPPRCTGTAGVAGCALAYWLGRCGFVPTVVERAPGVRPGGQAVDVRGVALGVVERMGLLRRVREGATHMRGMSVIDANGKELHRSTEATFSAGRLDSGDVELLREDLVGVLEQLGAGQAEFIYGDRIVALDEGEHGVHVAFEYGPARTFDLVVGADGLHSTVRTLAFGPEGTSPHHLGTHLAIFSAENFLGLDNWQLWHRDGDAGYGIYPVRDDSELRITFGFASGPLDPATRDPQVLRQEVADRMGALCWETPRLLKALWTAPDFYADAMAQVRLDRWSRGRAVLVGDAGYCASPLSGQGTSLALVGAYILVDALRRTGGDHRAAFARYEARMRPFVALNQALATENPGGAAGEESLERAKNALTLDA
- a CDS encoding DMT family transporter: MNESALLAILLSLASAAGYALAAVAQSRLAAQGGKGVGQLLTRPLWWWAVGLNAAGALMHVAALHYGPLTLVQPLGALTLVAALPLSAYYERRRVGRREWRGAAWTLAGLTGLIAVTGPASPGDALSVNEALAIATGTALLLAFLVRAGAHSAHGGGLGLATASGVASGVASALTQTVTASLARELPSGPPAWWGTTLVAVLVAAFAVGGLLLSQAAYRGGLAAPLAVVNLANPAAAAVIGVALLGESFHGGPLGWLTAAASACVAARGVLMLTGATPPAPALAPTPPRPHQAPTPPADLPPTLSLPPLPLPLPPLAGDVHSTEPAVHIPA